A portion of the Chromobacterium sp. IIBBL 290-4 genome contains these proteins:
- a CDS encoding alpha/beta fold hydrolase — protein MKVKTHDGLYLDVMATEQAHRTTVVFVNALGIASAVTEHLARSLFASGLNFVTWDRRGLPGPYDERYRQYSLQDQVFDLSAVISRLAPKNVVISAWCTGIQTALAFAKGKTEKELCGLVLFNSPNYFGSRYSGVSGDAIGKVSRILVEDESKLDFLYHSIFANNTDQVGAKITGLSDRRLQQLVEAPFKSGPEVLLRYAHLIHGSSKSEVTNEWCADIVAPIHIVGGCEDSMVAFQDSVSLAGIMPSATVEVIADWGHYHLFSDTERVAKIFTSFLARGATTSH, from the coding sequence ATGAAAGTAAAGACTCACGATGGATTGTACCTTGACGTGATGGCGACCGAGCAGGCACATCGGACAACCGTAGTGTTCGTCAATGCCTTGGGAATCGCCAGTGCCGTGACTGAGCACCTGGCCCGGTCACTGTTCGCAAGTGGTCTGAATTTCGTTACCTGGGATCGGCGTGGTCTGCCGGGGCCGTATGACGAACGTTACCGCCAGTATTCCTTGCAAGATCAAGTGTTCGATTTGTCCGCCGTGATATCGCGCCTCGCGCCCAAGAATGTAGTCATTTCTGCATGGTGCACCGGTATTCAGACTGCTTTGGCGTTCGCCAAGGGCAAGACAGAGAAAGAGCTATGTGGACTTGTATTATTCAACAGCCCAAATTACTTCGGTAGCCGCTATAGCGGCGTGTCTGGCGACGCGATCGGCAAGGTGAGTCGTATTCTGGTCGAGGACGAATCCAAGCTTGATTTTCTCTACCACTCGATTTTCGCCAATAACACCGATCAGGTGGGGGCAAAAATCACTGGATTGAGTGACCGTCGCCTGCAACAGCTGGTGGAGGCGCCGTTCAAAAGCGGGCCTGAGGTTTTGCTGCGTTACGCGCACCTGATTCATGGCTCATCGAAGTCCGAGGTGACGAATGAATGGTGCGCCGACATCGTGGCGCCGATCCATATAGTCGGAGGATGCGAAGACTCCATGGTTGCATTCCAGGATTCGGTTTCCTTGGCAGGGATCATGCCATCTGCCACGGTGGAAGTCATTGCTGATTGGGGGCATTACCATTTGTTTAGCGATACGGAGAGGGTGGCGAAGATATTCACGTCTTTCTTGGCCCGTGGCGCCACTACTAGCCACTAG
- the ileS gene encoding isoleucine--tRNA ligase, with translation MSKEVSSSVNFPKMEEAVQARWEREKTFERSISQREGKPVYVFYDGPPFATGLPHYGHILTSYIKDVIPRYRTMRGHQVPRRWGWDCHGLPVEFEVEKALGFKSKREILDYGVGNFNQACQNLVLKYADEWRAFVNRMGRWVDFDGAYKTMDNDYMESVLWGFKTLHDRGHVYEGSKIVPYCARCQTVLSNFEARLDDAFRPKRDMSAYVKFPVIGADKTYFVAWTTTPWTLPSNVALAVSAEMTYVCVEHGGERLWMSEESIPRVLDDDFGIIERCSGMELSGRRFLPVIGHAYDPEGHPVLTAGFVVPGDGSGIVHIAPAYGEEDASLAAKHGLAAPNPVRDDGTFSEAVAAYAGQNIFDASPRILSDLEQAGTLLKQTLIEHNYPHCWRCDNPLIYRAVESWFVRVSAFRDQLVENNAQINWIPEHVKEGRFGDWLRNARDWAVSRNRFWGAPIPVWRCDCCNSVEVLGSIAEIEARSGRKVHDLHVPHIDEHRFACKSCNGTMSRVSGVFDCWFESGSMPFASRHYPFENKQEFEQAFPSDFIVEYLAQTRGWFYTLVAISTGCFDSHPFKNAMCHGVILAKDGRKMSKRLKNYPNPMDLMDTHGSDALRVALLASPVCRGEDIKFNEESVRDVVRRYHLLFWNCMHFYRTFAEIDGFKPQGCLDKAGDDVLDHYLLHELASMQAQIEEWMEEIDFAKIYARIELFINVLSTWYLRLNKPRIWREGFDDDKRQCYEVLHYALSTFAKLIAPFMPFLAEAVYAELGYEESVHLQHWPEALTEYVSPSLAEEMGSLRSLVGCVRNIRETHAISQRIPLQSIRVAGVGQSVLERYAKFLQEELNVKQVHWEADGSEWTEASVVLRYPLLGKRLGGKMKEVAATVRAGEYVETEHGTLLVAGEEIQADEFERRLLVRPGRSGVGIFENAVVWLDLTITPELRHEGAARELNRRLQDLRKKATLGYSERVEVAVIGGGACTDQILESHESWLKGQLLAVNIHRSHMEDPLVSNQLELVDGEDVMIQLRRVACS, from the coding sequence ATGAGTAAGGAAGTGAGCAGTTCAGTGAATTTCCCCAAGATGGAAGAAGCGGTGCAGGCGCGCTGGGAACGCGAGAAGACGTTCGAGAGGTCAATTTCCCAACGCGAGGGCAAACCGGTCTACGTCTTTTACGATGGCCCTCCCTTCGCCACCGGCTTGCCGCACTATGGTCACATCTTGACCTCTTACATCAAGGATGTCATTCCGCGCTACCGAACCATGCGTGGACACCAAGTGCCACGCCGCTGGGGGTGGGACTGTCATGGCCTGCCGGTCGAATTCGAGGTGGAGAAGGCATTAGGCTTTAAATCGAAACGCGAGATTCTCGATTACGGCGTGGGCAACTTCAACCAGGCCTGCCAAAACCTGGTGCTGAAATATGCTGATGAATGGCGTGCTTTCGTGAACCGCATGGGGCGCTGGGTCGATTTCGACGGTGCGTATAAGACCATGGACAACGATTACATGGAGTCCGTGTTGTGGGGGTTCAAAACCTTGCATGATCGGGGCCATGTCTATGAGGGCAGCAAGATCGTGCCGTACTGCGCGCGCTGTCAAACCGTGCTGTCCAATTTCGAGGCGCGTCTTGACGATGCATTCCGGCCCAAGCGTGACATGTCGGCCTACGTCAAGTTTCCTGTGATCGGCGCTGATAAAACCTATTTCGTTGCCTGGACCACCACGCCGTGGACCTTGCCGTCTAACGTGGCGCTGGCGGTGTCGGCCGAGATGACCTATGTTTGCGTCGAGCATGGTGGGGAGCGGCTGTGGATGTCCGAGGAAAGCATTCCTCGGGTGCTTGATGATGATTTCGGCATAATTGAGCGTTGCTCGGGAATGGAGCTGTCTGGGCGGCGCTTCTTGCCGGTGATCGGTCATGCCTATGACCCCGAGGGGCATCCGGTATTGACCGCCGGCTTCGTAGTGCCGGGGGACGGTTCGGGCATCGTTCATATTGCACCCGCATATGGTGAGGAAGACGCCTCGCTTGCCGCGAAACATGGCCTGGCGGCGCCCAATCCGGTACGCGACGACGGTACGTTTTCCGAAGCCGTTGCGGCGTATGCCGGCCAAAATATTTTCGACGCGTCGCCACGCATCCTATCCGATCTGGAGCAGGCCGGAACCCTGTTGAAGCAAACGCTCATCGAGCATAACTACCCGCATTGCTGGCGTTGCGATAATCCGTTGATCTACCGCGCGGTCGAGTCTTGGTTTGTGCGGGTGTCCGCGTTTCGTGATCAGCTGGTTGAAAACAACGCGCAGATCAATTGGATCCCGGAGCATGTGAAGGAAGGGCGCTTCGGTGATTGGCTTCGCAACGCACGCGATTGGGCGGTGTCCCGCAACCGTTTCTGGGGGGCTCCGATCCCTGTTTGGCGCTGCGATTGTTGCAATAGTGTCGAGGTGCTGGGCAGCATCGCTGAGATTGAGGCGCGCTCGGGCAGGAAAGTTCACGATCTGCACGTACCACACATCGACGAGCATCGCTTCGCCTGCAAGTCGTGCAACGGTACTATGAGCCGCGTTTCCGGAGTGTTCGATTGCTGGTTTGAGTCCGGCTCGATGCCTTTCGCCAGCCGGCATTATCCGTTCGAGAACAAGCAGGAATTCGAACAAGCGTTCCCATCCGACTTCATCGTCGAATACCTAGCCCAGACGCGCGGCTGGTTCTATACACTTGTGGCGATTTCCACTGGTTGCTTCGATTCGCATCCATTTAAGAATGCAATGTGCCATGGAGTCATCTTGGCCAAGGACGGACGCAAGATGTCCAAGCGCCTTAAGAACTACCCCAATCCGATGGACTTGATGGATACCCACGGCTCGGACGCGTTGCGGGTGGCGTTGCTGGCATCACCAGTGTGTCGGGGTGAGGACATAAAGTTCAATGAGGAGTCGGTGCGCGACGTGGTACGCCGCTACCACTTGTTGTTCTGGAATTGTATGCATTTTTATCGCACCTTCGCCGAAATAGACGGCTTCAAGCCGCAAGGGTGCTTGGACAAGGCTGGCGATGACGTTCTGGACCACTATCTGCTGCACGAACTGGCATCCATGCAGGCGCAGATAGAGGAATGGATGGAAGAGATCGATTTCGCCAAGATCTATGCGCGCATCGAGCTGTTCATAAATGTACTGAGTACCTGGTATCTACGACTGAACAAGCCACGTATTTGGCGCGAGGGGTTCGACGACGACAAGCGTCAGTGTTATGAGGTGCTGCACTATGCCTTGTCAACCTTCGCCAAGCTGATCGCGCCCTTCATGCCGTTTTTGGCCGAAGCTGTGTATGCCGAACTGGGGTACGAGGAATCAGTTCATTTGCAACATTGGCCCGAGGCTCTCACCGAATACGTATCGCCGAGCCTGGCGGAAGAAATGGGTAGCCTTCGTAGCCTCGTTGGCTGCGTGCGCAACATTCGCGAAACCCATGCCATTTCACAACGGATTCCATTGCAAAGCATCCGCGTCGCCGGCGTGGGGCAATCGGTGCTTGAACGCTATGCGAAGTTCCTCCAGGAAGAGCTAAACGTCAAACAGGTTCATTGGGAGGCGGATGGTTCGGAATGGACCGAGGCCTCCGTGGTGCTGCGTTACCCGCTGCTCGGTAAGCGTTTGGGCGGCAAGATGAAGGAAGTGGCGGCTACCGTGCGCGCCGGCGAATACGTTGAGACGGAACACGGGACGTTGTTGGTGGCCGGAGAGGAAATCCAAGCCGATGAGTTCGAACGGCGTCTGCTAGTGCGACCGGGACGAAGCGGGGTCGGTATTTTCGAAAATGCTGTGGTCTGGCTCGATTTGACCATCACGCCCGAACTGCGGCATGAAGGTGCTGCGCGCGAGCTGAATCGACGACTGCAGGACTTGCGCAAAAAGGCAACGCTCGGCTACTCAGAACGCGTCGAGGTGGCGGTGATCGGCGGTGGAGCGTGCACCGACCAGATACTTGAGAGCCACGAGAGTTGGCTCAAGGGGCAACTGCTGGCGGTCAATATTCACCGTAGTCATATGGAGGATCCGCTGGTGAGTAACCAACTAGAGCTGGTCGATGGCGAGGATGTCATGATCCAGCTGCGGCGGGTGGCATGCAGTTGA
- a CDS encoding 4'-phosphopantetheinyl transferase superfamily protein — translation MNAALALPENHIHLWLCLDASINDPDCLECCERMLDKPEQARRWRFHFPKHRHQFLLTRALVRCVLSCYTDVRPEEWTFIQDAYGKPAIAGPEQDQPLHFNVSHTDGLIVVAVARQGTVGVDVENLRREGSTFELANSFFAVPEREWLRALPSADKPRRFFELWTLKEAYVKARGQGLSIALDSFHFRLDADGGDILFDAADSDPCRWHFWSWSLFGDYRLALAAMSDKANVFQVEVAGAVPALAGDAAGRALGGVLPATSFPIFSPSDMALLGASRLRAYQE, via the coding sequence ATGAATGCTGCCCTGGCTTTGCCCGAAAATCACATCCACCTTTGGTTGTGCCTGGACGCATCGATCAACGATCCTGACTGCCTGGAATGCTGCGAGCGCATGCTGGACAAACCCGAGCAAGCGAGGCGGTGGCGTTTTCATTTTCCCAAGCATCGTCATCAGTTTTTACTGACCCGGGCATTGGTGCGTTGCGTCCTGTCTTGCTATACGGATGTGCGGCCAGAGGAGTGGACGTTCATTCAGGACGCCTACGGCAAACCGGCGATTGCTGGACCCGAGCAAGATCAACCGCTGCATTTCAACGTTTCCCATACCGACGGACTGATTGTCGTGGCGGTGGCGCGCCAAGGCACGGTTGGCGTCGATGTGGAGAACCTGCGACGAGAGGGATCAACTTTCGAACTCGCTAACAGCTTTTTTGCTGTTCCAGAGCGCGAATGGCTGCGCGCTTTGCCATCGGCTGACAAGCCCAGGCGTTTTTTCGAGCTGTGGACGCTGAAGGAGGCCTACGTCAAGGCGCGGGGGCAGGGCTTGTCCATTGCCTTGGATTCATTCCATTTCAGGCTTGACGCAGACGGCGGCGACATCCTTTTCGACGCGGCGGATAGCGACCCGTGCCGTTGGCATTTCTGGTCGTGGTCCTTATTCGGCGATTATCGGTTGGCGCTCGCGGCGATGAGTGACAAGGCAAACGTGTTCCAGGTTGAGGTTGCTGGAGCGGTGCCGGCCCTTGCCGGTGACGCCGCTGGACGTGCGTTGGGCGGCGTGCTGCCCGCTACTTCTTTTCCTATTTTTTCACCGTCAGACATGGCTTTGCTGGGCGCATCCAGGCTGCGCGCCTATCAAGAGTGA
- a CDS encoding cytochrome P450 — protein sequence MSSCPGHVTLEPERLPPPVVKGWPLLGSAFPLLRDPLGFLRRAHEEHGDIFMVKAPGMSLVVLAGMEANRFIAERGRECLSSAKFWQGTLDEMDCPHSFIGVDGEVHRFQRALMKPLFARTAFNERISKLAEIFMSEIREGFGKRQLVSPLFRYVVSRQIGGSLQGYLPSAEEVEALMHYQTTAMNVCSLKKWPRFMLKLPKYRRAKRKVQELADRIIRQADHNGDSTGYFQTLREKGQKVKPEWFTPGDLRNHAVISFLAGIDTVGATLSFALLELFKQPEMVRLLRAEVDEVFQRGLPDADALERMEKVNNFVREILRVYPAAFALRRTATRNFDFQGYTVGCGQDIILFITANHTNAAWFKEPDRFDIARYEAPHCEHRVGGAWAPFGRGPHTCIGAGLANILLTLNLSLFLFHTEIIPDCDLSKVSMDYSNPTAGLSKGFAIKFTPRRASS from the coding sequence ATGTCGTCATGTCCGGGACATGTTACGCTCGAACCCGAGCGTCTCCCCCCACCGGTGGTTAAGGGCTGGCCGTTGTTGGGCTCGGCATTTCCTTTGTTGCGCGATCCGCTTGGATTTCTACGCCGTGCTCACGAAGAGCATGGCGACATTTTCATGGTCAAGGCGCCCGGGATGAGCCTCGTTGTGCTTGCCGGAATGGAGGCCAACCGTTTCATTGCCGAGCGGGGACGGGAGTGCCTGAGTTCCGCCAAGTTCTGGCAAGGAACACTGGATGAGATGGACTGCCCGCATTCTTTTATTGGTGTCGATGGGGAGGTTCATCGCTTCCAGCGCGCGCTGATGAAGCCCTTGTTCGCACGCACGGCCTTCAACGAGCGTATCTCCAAATTGGCCGAGATTTTCATGAGCGAAATCCGCGAGGGCTTCGGCAAGCGCCAGCTCGTGTCGCCGCTATTTCGCTACGTGGTATCGCGGCAGATCGGCGGTTCTTTGCAGGGGTACTTGCCAAGCGCGGAAGAAGTCGAGGCACTGATGCACTATCAAACGACGGCAATGAATGTCTGTTCGTTGAAGAAGTGGCCTCGCTTCATGTTGAAGTTGCCGAAATACCGGCGCGCCAAACGCAAAGTACAAGAGTTGGCTGACCGCATCATTCGCCAGGCCGATCACAACGGCGATTCCACCGGTTATTTTCAGACGCTGCGCGAAAAGGGGCAGAAGGTCAAACCCGAGTGGTTTACTCCGGGCGATCTGCGCAACCACGCAGTAATCTCTTTTCTGGCCGGCATCGATACTGTCGGCGCGACGCTCAGCTTTGCCCTGCTCGAATTGTTCAAGCAGCCCGAGATGGTCCGCCTGCTGCGAGCGGAGGTCGATGAAGTGTTCCAACGTGGCCTGCCCGACGCCGATGCCCTGGAGCGAATGGAAAAAGTCAACAATTTTGTGCGGGAAATCCTGCGTGTCTATCCAGCGGCCTTCGCGCTCAGACGCACTGCCACGCGCAATTTCGATTTCCAGGGTTATACCGTCGGGTGTGGACAGGACATCATCTTGTTCATTACCGCGAACCATACCAATGCAGCTTGGTTTAAGGAGCCGGATCGATTTGACATCGCACGTTACGAGGCACCGCATTGCGAACATCGGGTAGGTGGTGCCTGGGCTCCCTTCGGTCGTGGTCCACACACCTGCATCGGCGCTGGGCTGGCCAATATATTGCTGACGCTGAATCTGTCACTGTTCCTGTTTCACACTGAAATCATTCCCGACTGCGACTTGAGCAAGGTGTCGATGGACTACTCCAACCCGACAGCTGGATTGAGCAAGGGGTTTGCGATCAAATTTACTCCGCGGCGCGCCTCCTCATGA